A genomic window from Hypomesus transpacificus isolate Combined female chromosome 15, fHypTra1, whole genome shotgun sequence includes:
- the ap2m1b gene encoding AP-2 complex subunit mu-B, whose protein sequence is MIGGLFIYNHKGEVLISRVYRDDIGRNAVDAFRVNVIHARQQVRSPVNNIARTSFFHVKRSNIWLAAVTKQNVNAAMVFEFLYKMCDVMAAYFGKISEENIKNNFVLIYELLDEILDFGYPQNSETGALKTFITQQGIKSQHHTKEEQSQITSQVTGQIGWRREGIKYRRNELFLDVLESVNLLMSPQGQVLSAHVSGRVVMKSYLSGMPECKFGMNDKIVIDKQGKGGATDEAAKSGKQSIAIDDCTFHQCVRLSKFDSERSISFIPPDGDYELMRYRTTKDIILPFRVIPLVREVGRTKLEVKVVIKSNFKPSLLAQKIEVRIPTPLNTSGVQVICMKGKAKYKASENAIVWKIKRMAGMKESQISAEIELLPTNDKKKWARPPISMNFEVPFAPSGLKVRYLKVFEPKLNYSDHDVIKWVRYIGRSGIYETRC, encoded by the exons ATGATTGGAGGACTATTCATCTACAACCACAAGGGGGAGGTGTTGATCTCTCGCGTCTACCGGGATGACATAGG ACGCAATGCGGTGGACGCGTTCCGTGTGAACGTGATCCACGCACGCCAGCAGGTGCGCTCCCCGGTCAACAACATAGCCCGCACCTCCTTCTTCCATGTCAAGCGCTCCAACATCTGGCTTGCGGCCGTCACCAAGCAGAACGTCAATGCTGCCATGGTGTTTGAGTTCCTCTACAAGATGTGTGACGTCATGGCCGCCTACTTTGGCAAGATCAGCGAGGAGAACATCAAGAACAATTTTGTGCTGATCTATGAGCTGCTGGACG AGATCCTGGACTTTGGATACCCCCAGAACTCGGAGACTGGCGCCCTGAAGACCTTCATCACCCAGCAGGGGATCAAGAGCCAG CACCAT ACCAAGGAGGAGCAGTCCCAGATCACCAGTCAGGTGACGGGACAAATTGGTTGGCGTCGGGAGGGCATCAAGTACCGCCGCAATGAGCTCTTCCTCGACGTGCTGGAGAGCGTCAATCTGCTGATGTCTCCTCaag GCCAGGTGCTGAGTGCCCATGTCTCTGGGAGAGTGGTGATGAAGAGCTACCTGAGCGGGATGCCCGAGTGCAAGTTCGGCATGAACGACAAGATCGTCATTGACAAGCAGGGCAAGGGCGGGGCCACCGACGAGGCAGCCAAGAG TGGGAAGCAATCCATAGCCATTGATGACTGCACATTCCACCAGTGTGTGCGCCTCAGCAAGTTTGACTCGGAGCGCAGTATCAGCTTCATCCCGCCGGACGGAGACTACGAGCTCATGAG GTACCGCACCACCAAGGACATCATCTTGCCCTTCCGTGTTATTCCTCTGGTGAGGGAGGTTGGCCGCACCAAGCTGGAGGTCAAGGTGGTCATCAAGTCCAACTTCAAGCCCTCTCTCCTGGCACAGAAGATCGAG GTCCGCATTCCCACCCCTCTCAACACCAGCGGGGTCCAGGTGATCTGCATGAAGGGCAAGGCTAAGTACAAAGCTAGCGAAAACGCCATCGTCTGGAA GATCAAGCGCATGGCAGGGATGAAGGAGTCTCAGATCAGCGCTGAGATCGAGCTGCTGCCCACCAACGACAAGAAGAAGTGGGCACGCCCCCCCATCTCCATGAACTTTGAG GTCCCCTTCGCTCCCTCCGGCCTGAAGGTTCGCTACCTGAAGGTGTTCGAGCCCAAGCTGAACTACAGCGACCATGATGTCATCAAATGGGTGCGTTACATCGGGCGCAGCGGGATATATGAGACCCGCTGCTAA